The following are encoded in a window of Pseudalgibacter alginicilyticus genomic DNA:
- the rpmA gene encoding 50S ribosomal protein L27, with product MAHKKGVGSSKNGRESESKRLGVKIFGGQAALAGNIIVRQRGNTHHPGENVYSSKDHTLHAYVDGVVKFTKKKDNKSYVSIEPFEV from the coding sequence ATGGCTCATAAAAAAGGAGTAGGTAGTTCTAAGAATGGTAGAGAATCAGAATCAAAACGCTTAGGTGTTAAGATTTTTGGTGGTCAAGCTGCATTAGCTGGAAACATTATCGTAAGACAAAGAGGTAATACGCATCACCCAGGTGAAAATGTATATTCTTCAAAAGATCATACATTACACGCTTATGTAGATGGTGTTGTGAAATTCACAAAGAAAAAAGATAACAAATCTTATGTTTCTATAGAACCTTTTGAGGTTTAA
- a CDS encoding tetratricopeptide repeat protein, translating to MVSHEVKINKLKAALHRAKNLEDTLKMAQGYNHIADFYKQLGLDSEALKNYHLAQELHVKKDTFFVYTTNNIASIHHDLKQYDHARHYLEQSIMVSENIQFSKGLAVANTLLGSVFEKQGDYKKALQYQEQSLKTFKILNDSTGLAVTYESIGSIYEDLGQFNVAYSYFKKAYNYERSYTSNLKINITNNLGDVNRKRKEYEKALSYTQQALELARKTKNSQQEESALKDLARTHADLGDFEAAYRYLSNQNIVKEQDLKHQNAELVSAMQVLYNVKESEAELALLGKQNQINKTRQYAILLFSTAMCLVFIVWLIYLKKRKKQEQKILKYKQKLLRADLDIKIAEEAALKREIDIKISALTNYSLSIAHKNKILSDVSRTLKNLKSRNGEFIKSKLEGLAKDIDLDLSNKDEWAELRSFFGQIHPDFFQNLKSKVLVELSSSELRLCMLLRLNLSSKEIASILHITPDSVRIARYRMRKKLPIDSKSDLQAYLLKL from the coding sequence TTGGTTTCTCATGAGGTAAAAATTAATAAGCTCAAAGCAGCACTCCATAGAGCTAAAAATTTAGAAGATACACTTAAAATGGCTCAAGGCTACAATCATATAGCCGATTTTTATAAACAGTTGGGTTTAGATAGTGAAGCCCTTAAAAATTATCATTTAGCACAAGAGCTACATGTTAAAAAAGACACTTTTTTTGTTTATACTACTAATAATATAGCATCTATTCATCATGATTTAAAGCAATATGACCACGCTAGACATTATTTGGAGCAAAGTATTATGGTATCAGAAAATATACAATTTTCAAAAGGCTTAGCTGTGGCCAATACGTTGTTGGGTAGCGTGTTTGAAAAACAAGGTGATTATAAGAAGGCATTACAATATCAAGAACAAAGCTTAAAAACTTTTAAAATACTTAATGATAGTACTGGACTTGCTGTCACCTATGAGAGTATTGGAAGTATCTACGAAGATTTAGGACAATTCAATGTAGCTTATAGTTATTTTAAAAAAGCTTATAATTATGAAAGGAGTTATACATCAAACTTAAAAATTAATATTACAAATAATCTTGGCGATGTTAATAGAAAGCGTAAAGAGTATGAAAAAGCCTTAAGTTATACACAACAAGCATTAGAATTAGCACGTAAAACTAAAAACAGTCAACAAGAGGAAAGTGCTTTAAAAGATCTTGCAAGAACTCATGCCGATTTAGGTGATTTTGAAGCGGCGTATCGTTATTTGAGCAATCAAAATATTGTAAAGGAACAAGATCTCAAACACCAAAATGCCGAACTGGTAAGTGCAATGCAGGTGCTCTACAATGTTAAAGAAAGCGAAGCAGAATTAGCATTACTCGGCAAGCAAAATCAAATAAATAAAACACGACAGTATGCTATTTTATTGTTTAGTACAGCTATGTGTTTGGTGTTTATTGTTTGGCTGATCTATTTAAAAAAGAGGAAAAAACAAGAACAAAAAATCCTTAAATACAAGCAAAAATTACTGAGGGCAGATTTAGATATAAAAATAGCTGAAGAAGCAGCTTTAAAGAGAGAGATAGATATTAAAATATCGGCACTTACAAATTATAGCTTAAGTATAGCTCATAAAAATAAAATATTATCTGATGTTTCCAGAACACTTAAAAATTTAAAAAGTAGAAATGGGGAGTTTATAAAATCAAAATTGGAAGGCCTAGCTAAAGACATAGACCTTGATTTATCTAATAAAGATGAATGGGCTGAACTCAGGAGCTTTTTTGGACAAATACACCCCGATTTTTTTCAAAACTTGAAATCAAAGGTTCTTGTTGAATTGTCGTCTTCAGAATTAAGACTTTGCATGTTACTCAGACTTAATTTATCTTCAAAAGAAATTGCTTCCATACTACATATAACACCAGATAGCGTTCGGATAGCTCGATATAGAATGCGAAAAAAACTTCCTATAGATTCCAAGTCTGATTTACAGGCGTATTTACTAAAGCTTTAA
- a CDS encoding TonB-dependent receptor, protein MKKNYLLLCFIVLISFIGYAQNGNIRGVITDKNGIAVPGATILIEELKKGAISDFNGNFTMVNIPEGTYHLLIQYLGYSEFKQEAVITASKTTTLNVTLDSKNTELEEVEITGYTLGGQSRALNIQKNKPNITNIVSTDQIGKFPDANIGDAVKRIPGITMQIDQGEARDVIVRGLSPQLNSVTLNGSRIPSAEGDNRNIQMDLIPSDMIQTIEVNKAVTPDMDADALGGSINLITRTSPQGFRLSVSGGSGINVVTNNKVFNGSILIGDRSNNDKFGWMLSTSINDNDLRSDNVEAEWTDEFEYNAFNDEDNLEEVDVNPYANVFEIRQYLVQRIRRSFSANFDYKLNENNNIYFKSIYNWRDDRENRLAFTQEVLDGEDIEPGDFSVDANGNLTSFPVEAVRQSKAGINNNRNKNTRLEDQRMFNFSLGGEHLANKLEIDWMASLSKASEERLNERYLEYESEYGVTFNNNLDKPLYTPQDANDALYNDFEFGELSEENQYTEEKDFNFFANFKLPLNMFQQEDGFLKFGVRARLKNKYRDNDFTEFSPETSDLDVLGDVSTRNYTEKDFLAGSQYVTGSFATPEFIGNLKLNDAAQFEAENLLEEYLTANFDVDENVYAGYAMTNQKLSDKLSMLVGLRLEHTKISSLGNEVIFDEDGDYAGTNELKDENNYTNILPGLHLKYDLSDKTVLRFAWTNTLARPNYEDLVAYRETNNEDEEIFIGNSELNPTTSMNFDVMAEHYFKSVGILSGGLFYKDIQDFIYTSQSEDTNGYEVYQPLNGDGATVFGAEMSLQRQLDFLPGFAKNLSVYLNYTYLTSSAKGIKNEDGEERSDLDLPQTAPNMFNASLGYADKKMSFRLSANYSDAYIDEIGGRAFEDRYYDDQFFLDFNANVLINSNLSLYAGVNNLTNQPLRYFQGTKARTMQMEYYGQRVTVGLKYDLFKKN, encoded by the coding sequence ATGAAAAAAAATTATTTACTGTTATGTTTCATTGTGCTAATATCGTTTATTGGATATGCACAAAATGGAAATATTAGAGGTGTTATTACTGATAAAAATGGAATTGCTGTTCCAGGTGCTACCATCTTAATAGAAGAATTAAAAAAAGGCGCTATTTCAGATTTTAATGGAAATTTCACTATGGTAAATATTCCAGAAGGGACTTATCATCTTTTAATTCAATATTTAGGTTATTCAGAGTTTAAGCAAGAAGCTGTGATAACAGCTTCTAAAACAACAACTTTAAATGTTACACTTGATTCAAAAAACACAGAATTAGAGGAGGTAGAAATTACAGGCTATACCTTAGGAGGACAATCTAGAGCATTAAATATTCAAAAAAACAAACCAAATATTACAAACATTGTTTCAACCGATCAGATTGGTAAATTTCCCGATGCTAATATTGGAGATGCTGTAAAGCGTATTCCAGGTATAACTATGCAAATTGACCAAGGAGAAGCACGTGATGTTATTGTAAGAGGCTTATCACCACAACTAAATTCTGTAACTTTAAATGGTAGTAGGATTCCTTCTGCAGAAGGTGATAATAGAAATATTCAAATGGATTTGATTCCATCAGATATGATTCAAACTATTGAAGTTAATAAGGCTGTAACGCCCGATATGGATGCAGATGCGTTGGGTGGTTCAATAAACTTAATTACCAGAACGTCACCTCAAGGGTTCAGACTTTCTGTTTCAGGAGGTTCGGGTATAAATGTAGTAACTAATAATAAAGTATTTAATGGCTCTATTTTAATAGGAGATCGATCAAATAACGATAAGTTTGGATGGATGCTATCAACATCTATCAATGATAATGATTTGAGATCGGATAATGTTGAAGCAGAATGGACGGATGAGTTTGAATATAATGCATTTAATGATGAAGATAATTTAGAAGAAGTTGATGTGAATCCGTATGCTAACGTATTTGAAATTAGACAATATCTCGTACAGCGAATTCGTCGTAGCTTCTCAGCAAATTTTGATTATAAATTAAATGAAAATAATAATATTTACTTCAAGTCAATTTACAACTGGAGAGACGATCGTGAAAACAGATTAGCCTTTACGCAAGAAGTTTTAGACGGCGAAGACATTGAACCAGGCGACTTTTCAGTTGATGCTAATGGTAACTTGACATCGTTTCCTGTGGAAGCAGTAAGACAATCAAAAGCAGGTATTAATAATAATAGAAATAAAAACACACGTTTGGAAGATCAGCGTATGTTTAATTTTAGTTTAGGAGGCGAGCATTTAGCGAATAAATTAGAAATAGATTGGATGGCATCCTTGTCAAAAGCTTCAGAGGAGCGTTTAAATGAGCGTTATTTAGAATATGAAAGCGAATATGGTGTAACTTTCAATAACAACTTAGATAAGCCGTTGTATACACCACAAGATGCTAACGATGCACTTTATAATGATTTTGAATTTGGTGAATTATCAGAGGAAAATCAATATACTGAAGAAAAAGATTTTAACTTTTTTGCCAATTTTAAATTACCTCTAAATATGTTTCAACAAGAAGATGGATTTTTAAAATTTGGTGTACGTGCTAGATTAAAAAACAAGTATAGAGATAATGATTTTACAGAATTTAGTCCTGAAACATCAGATTTAGATGTATTGGGAGATGTTTCAACACGTAATTATACAGAAAAAGATTTTTTAGCAGGAAGCCAGTATGTAACAGGGTCATTTGCGACGCCTGAATTTATAGGTAATTTAAAACTAAATGATGCCGCACAATTTGAAGCAGAAAATCTTCTAGAGGAATATTTAACGGCTAATTTTGATGTGGATGAAAATGTATATGCAGGGTATGCCATGACCAATCAAAAACTATCTGACAAGTTAAGTATGTTGGTTGGTTTGAGATTGGAGCACACAAAAATTTCAAGTTTAGGTAATGAGGTGATTTTTGATGAGGATGGTGATTATGCAGGAACAAATGAGTTGAAAGATGAAAACAACTATACTAATATTTTACCTGGATTACATTTAAAATATGACTTGTCAGACAAAACGGTTTTGCGTTTTGCTTGGACCAATACTTTGGCAAGACCAAATTATGAAGATTTAGTTGCTTACAGAGAAACAAATAACGAAGACGAAGAAATTTTTATAGGAAATTCAGAATTAAACCCGACTACATCAATGAATTTTGATGTCATGGCAGAGCATTATTTTAAGTCTGTTGGTATTCTTTCGGGAGGTTTGTTTTATAAAGATATTCAAGATTTTATTTATACAAGTCAGTCTGAAGACACGAATGGTTATGAAGTATATCAACCATTAAATGGTGATGGTGCTACTGTATTTGGGGCAGAAATGTCATTACAACGTCAGTTGGATTTTCTTCCAGGTTTTGCAAAAAACTTGAGTGTTTACTTAAATTATACATATTTAACTTCTAGCGCAAAAGGCATTAAAAATGAAGATGGCGAAGAGCGTAGTGATTTGGATTTACCGCAAACGGCTCCAAACATGTTTAATGCATCCTTAGGATATGCAGATAAAAAAATGAGCTTTCGTTTATCGGCAAATTATTCAGATGCTTATATTGATGAAATTGGAGGCCGTGCTTTTGAAGATAGATATTATGACGACCAATTCTTTTTAGATTTTAATGCTAATGTATTAATAAATAGTAACTTAAGTTTGTATGCAGGTGTGAATAACTTAACAAATCAGCCGTTACGTTATTTCCAAGGAACAAAAGCAAGAACTATG